In Gigantopelta aegis isolate Gae_Host chromosome 6, Gae_host_genome, whole genome shotgun sequence, the following are encoded in one genomic region:
- the LOC121375903 gene encoding nicotinamidase-like, protein MNYIEKFIKSSFSIDKNVVTDCFLHYDKNRDGFLDAHEFEVFLNDTFSDSGGTNNIQYEMAAAILKQLDEDQDNKLSKSEFYKSWRYWLKYVLNPVTALLVIDVQNDFINGSLALNGYPAGHDGYDVIPVINKMLGEIPFDVVMYSKDWHPPNHISFGENVKLRPLHETSKVSSDDAKVGDTVVFRGPPITEQCLWPTHCVQNSKGAEIHCDLKIVEGSYVVNKGTNPEVDSYSAFWDNNKLSQTELVNLLSKHHVTDVYVCGLAYDVCVGFTALHSVEHGFRTVFIEDACRGVTQEGMEKMSDNLKGNGIVIAQSNEVKNLVEARHRNLQLGLQAAKNMALGREMAQSRPSVI, encoded by the exons ATGAATTACAtagaaaaatttattaaaagtagTTTTAGTATTGATAAAAATGTTGTAACAGATTGTTTTCTGCACTATGATAAGAAtag AGATGGCTTTCTAGATGCACATGAGTTTGAAGTTTTTCTTAATGACACGTTTAGCGATTCTGGTGGGACAAATAATATTCAGTATGAAATGGCAGCAGCAATTTTGAAACAACTTGATGAAGACCAG GACAATAAATTGAGCAAGTCAGAATTCTACAAATCTTGGAGATATTGGTTGAAATAT GTATTGAATCCAGTAACTGCCTTGTTGGTGATTGATGTTCAGAATGATTTTATCAATGGAAGTCTCGCTCTGAATGGATACCCTGCAGGTCATGACGGTTATGATGTCATTCCAGTGATCAACAAGATGCTGGGTGAAATTCCGTTCGATGTTGTTATGTACTCAAAGGACTGGCACCCTCCTAACCACATATCTTTTGGAGAAAATGTCAAACTGAGACCCTTACACGAAACATCAAAG GTATCCAGTGATGATGCCAAAGTAGGAGACACAGTAGTTTTTAGAGGACCACCTATCACAGAACAATGTTTGTGGCCTACTCACTGTGTTCAGAACTCAAAGGGAGCCGAAATTCATTGTGATCTTAAG ATTGTCGAAGGATCATATGTGGTAAATAAAGGAACCAACCCAGAAGTGGACAGCTACTCGGCATTCTGGGATAACAACAAATTATCACAAACAGAACTAGTCAACTTGCTTTCCAAACACCATGTCACTGATGTTTATGTTTGTGGTTTGGCATATGATGTGTGTGTTG GTTTTACAGCACTCCACTCAGTTGAGCATGGTTTCCGTACAGTGTTCATAGAAGACGCTTGTCGTGGTGTCACACAGGAAGGGATGGAAAAAATGTCTGATAATCTCAAAGGGAATGGAATTGTCATAGCTCAGTCAAATGAG gttAAAAACCTTGTAGAAGCAAGACACCGCAATCTACAGCTTGGCCTGCAGGCAGCCAAGAACATGGCACTGGGCAGAGAAATGGCACAATCTCGTCCTTCTGTGATCTGA